CGCGCGTCCTCCCCCGCCTCGATCCGCACCTCGGCGTAGGCGTACGGGTCGACCTGGCCGAAGAGCGAGAGCTCCACCTCGCGCGGGAAGAAGCGGTTCTCCTGGCCCGCGAAGGTGCCGCCCCTCGCTTTCTCGACATTCGACTGGGTGAGGTTGCCGACGAAGTCGCCCGTGACACCGAGGTCGAAGAGGAGCTGGCCGGCGCCGCGCTGCTGGTAGAGCGAGAAGGGCTGGCGCGGCCGCGCGAGGTCGATGGCCGAGACACCCGGCGGCGCGGGTGGCGGCGCCGCGGCGGCCGGCGGGGCCGCGGGGGGCGCCGGCGGCCGGGGCGCGGCCTCGAGCTTCTGCAGGCGCTCCGACAGCGAGCGGAGCTGGTTCTGGAGCGCCTCGATTTCCTTTCGCAGCGCTTCCGCGTCCTGCCCGGCGGCGGGCGCGGACGCGAGCACGACACACGATAGCGCGAGCACGGGTGCCCAGGCACGCATGGTGGATCCTCCGTTCGATCGTTCATGGCCGCCCCGGCCGACGAGCGCCGCGGGCGAGCGGGCTACCGGAGCGGGCGGAGGAGGCTAGCGGGCCGGCGGAGCGCGGGAGTCGGAGAAGCGAAGAGGGGCGCCGGCGAGCCGGACGACGACCGGCGCCAGTGTGGCGACGAGCACGAGCACCGGGACCAGCGCGGGCGCCGCGTCGAGCTGCGCGGCGGCGGAGCCGAGCGCCGCCATCAGGCTGAGATCGTGCTCCTCGTTCCAGAGCCCGAGCTCGCCCGACGCGTGGAGGTGCGCGAGGCTCGCGCCCGCCAGGACGAAGGCGGCGAGACCGAGCAGCAGAAAGAGCGCCCTGAGCTTCGTCACAGCGTCACACGATACCTCACTTCACGCTGAACTCAAAACTCGATTCGACCACGTGACCGTCCACCGACACCACGCGGAACCTCACGACGTACCGGCCGGGCTCGAGCGCCGAGAGCGTCACCGAGAGCCGCCGCGGGTCGTCCGGCCCGACCGACACGTCGCCGTGGTCCACGCGCTCCCCCGCGGCGCTCACCACCGTGAGGCCGGAGTACGCGGGCTCGATGCGCTCGTTGAACCAGAGCTCGACGCGCGCGGGCGGGTGCGAGAGCACCGCCCGCCGCGCGGGCGACGACTTCACGAGAACCGCGTGCGCGCCGCCCGCCGCGGGCAGCGCTAAGACGAGCGCGGCGCCGAGCGCGAGCGCCCTCACGCGTCGGGCCCGCCGCGGGGCTCGCGCCCGCGCGTGAGGACCGCGACGATGACGACGACCAGCGCGCCGACGAGGAGCGCCAGGCCCGCGAAGACCAGGGCCGAGGCGAAGGGGCTGAGTGGCGCGTCGCTCAGCGGGCCGGCGTGGTCCGCCCAGGCGGTCGCGGCGGCGAGCGTCATTTCGACTTCTCGATCGCCGTCACGAGCACGTTCGGGGGCGCGCCCCTGAGCGTGAACCGCACCGCGTCGCCGATGCGGACCGACTCGACGACCTTCGGCGACGCGGCCCGGAAGCCCATGGTCATCGGCGGCATGTAGCCGGGGATCTCGCCGTGGGTGATCACGAGCACCCCGATCTCCGGGAGGATCGCGCGCACGACCCCCTCGACGCGCCATTCGCGCTCGACGCCCGAGACGGCCGCGGCCCGCGCGACGGCCAGCTCGCGCTCGAGCCGGGCGGCGCGGAGCCCCCAGAAGAGGTAGCCCCAGCCGAGCCCGAGGAGGAGGGCCAGGTTGATCAGCACCACCGCCTTCCACGTGCGCATCAGTGCACGTGCTCCTCGGGCGCCTGGGCCGCCGCCTTCTCCTCGTTGAGCTGCTGGATCGCGGCGAGCAGCGGATTCATCTCGCCGGCTTCGCCGCGGCTCTTCGCGATCGCCCGGATGTAGCCCTGCCGGTCGATCAGGAACTCGGCGTGCGGCGCGTTGGCGAAGAGCCCGTACGTCGTCACGATGTCCTGGGCGCCCTCGGTCGCCACGGGGAAGAGGATGCGCGGCGAGGCTCCGAGCCGCTTCAGCGCGTCCGCCGGCGCGTCCTCGGGGACCGCGATGATCTCGACGCCGAGCGTCGCGAGGATGTCGTAGTTCCGCGCCAGCTGGTCAAGGCGCGGGCGCGAGCCCGGGAGCGCGTAGAGCACGAGGAGCACGATCCGCCGCCCGCGGTACTCCTTGAGGGCCCGGGCGGGCGTGGGGCCGACGGCGAAGGTGAAGTCGGGCGCGACGAGCCACGGAGGCTCGGGTCCGACGGCGGGCCCGAGGGCGCGGGCCGCGTGGCCCGACGAGAGCGCGCGGAGGAAGTTGACGAGGTCCCAGCGCTGCTCCTCGGAGAGGGTCGCGCCGAAGGGCGGCATGCCAGCGCGAGGAATGCCGTGGGTGATCCACCAGAAGAGGTCCCCCGCCGTGTGCTGAGCGGTGTGGGGGGCGCGGAGGTCGGCGGGCGGCCGGGGCAGGCTCCGCCCCGCCGGGCCGTCGCCGGCGCCCGAGGCGCCGTGACAGACGGAGCAGCTCGTCCGGTACAGCGCGATGCCGGTCGCGATGGACGCCGCCTGGTAGGGGACCGACGGGCGGAGATAGGTCGTTGGGTAGGCGTCCACCGTGAGCGGCGGCAGCGCGAGCCCCGCTCCCGCCGCGAGGACGACCAGCGCGCCCGCCGCGAGCGGGAGCCGCCAGCCGCGGAGGAGCGGCGCCGCGAGGAGCCCGACGAGACCGATGACCGCCACCTGGCTCCCGACGAGCGCGCGGGTCGTGAGCGCGGGCGCGTTCTCGAGCGCCGCCGTCGTGAGGCGGAACGCGAACGGCCAGACGGGAGCCTCGTGGAGCCCGGGCGGTGTCGCGCTCATCACGGCGACGACGGCGAGGAGCGCCGCCGCGAGCGCGGCCTCGCCGCCGACGAAGCGCGCGAGCCGCCGCATCGCCGGGCGGCCGACCGTGGCCGCGTCGCCGCCGAGCCGTGGCAGGTGGCGCCGGCGGTTGGTCCACGCCAGCGCGAGGATCGGCAGGAGGAGCGCGAGCTTCAGGAGGAGCAGGCGGCCGTACGGCGTGCCGACGAGGGCCGCGACGGTCCCGACGTAGAGCACGGCGTTGATCGTGCCCGACGCGACCAGGACGAGCACGGCGGCGAGCGCCGTGCGCGAGAAGCGCCGGGCCGCGAGGACCGCGTACGGGCGCGCGTCGGCGCCGTCCTCGCGTCCCGCGGCCCGCAGGAGGAGCAGGAGCGGCAGGAGCCCGCCCGCCCACACGCCGGCGGCGAGGAGGTGGAGGCCGTCCACGGCGAGGGCGCGCGCGGTGTCGGGCTCGACGGCGGCGGCGTGGCCGGAGGCGCTGACGAGGACGAGCGCGGCGGCGCCGAGCAGCGCGGCCTCGCCGCGCGCGGCCTGCCAGTCGCTCGCCCGCTCGACGCCCCAGCGTACGACCAGGAACGCGCCGAGCAGCAGGAGGAGGCCCTGGCGCACGAGCCACACGTGGCCGCTCTGCGTCTCGAGGAGGACGCGCGCGAGCGCGGCGGGCTCGAGCGCGGCCGCCGTGCGGCCCTCGAAGCTCGCCGTCTGGGCGGCGAGCACCGCGAGGCCCGTCGCGAGCGTCAGGAGCGCGGCTGCGCGCGAGAGCGCGAGGACGCGGGACTCCCAGCGGAGCGCCGTGGGGCGGTCGCTCTTGCCGGCGAGCAGGATCGTCGCCGCCGCGCCGACGAGGAGGACGAGGCCCGTGAGGTGGATGAAGCGCGCGGCGAGCCCGAACGCGAACACCCGGCTAGTGTACCGGATGGCAGGAACCGTGTTTGAGATGCGCGGGTTTCTCGGGTAGAGTCTCCGCGCATGCTCCGCCGGGCCGCGCTCGTCCTGACACTCGTCGCCGCGCTCGTGCTCGCGGGCGCCGGCGCCGCCGGCGCCCACGGGCCCGCGCCCGCGCTCTCGGCGGCGGCGCCCGTCGCGCCGGCGCCGGCCGTCTCGCTCACCGCCGCGGCGCCGGTCGCCGGCGCGCCGCTCTGGCCCTGGCTCGCGCCGCTCGCGCTCCTGCCGCTCCTCGGCCGCCGGCGCACACGGAAGGTCCTCGCCACGGCGCTCGCGATCGTCGTCGTCGTCTTCGCCGCCGAGTCGGCCGTGCACTCGATCCACCACGGCCTCGGCGGGGAGCGGAGCGCGGTCTGCCCCGTCGCCTCGGCCGCCACCCACGTCGCCGGCACGGACGTCGAGACCGTCGCCGTCGAAGGGCCGGCGCCGGCGTTCGACCCGGCGGTTCGGGAGTCCGAGCCGCTCGTCTCGAAGCTCCGCCAGCTCGGCCCGCACCAGGGGCGCGCGCCCCCCTCCGCGCTCGCCTAGCCCCGCTTCACCCACAACCACTCAGGAGGGATCATCATGCGACGACTCGTATTCCTGTGCGCGCTCGTCTGGGCGCTCGGGGCGCTCGCCCCGGCCGCCGCGCTCGCCCACGGCCTCGCGGGCAAGCGCTTCTTCCCGGCGACGCTCGCGACCGACGACCCGTTCGTCTCCGACGAGCTGTCGCTGCCGACGATCCAGCGCCTCCGCGTGCCGGGCACGGGCGACAAGCCGCCGACGACGGAGACGGATTTCTCCGCCGACTTCTCGAAGCGCCTGACGCGAGACCTCGGGCTCTCCCTCGGCGGGACGTTCAAGATGCTGGACCCCCATCCGGGAACGTCCGTGACGGGCTTCGACAACCTCGCGGTCGGGGTGAAATACACTTTCTTCAGGAGCGACGCGCGCGAGATGCTCCTGTCGCTCGGCGTGGACTGGGACGTCGGCGGCACGGGCTCGCGCAAGGTCGACGCGGAGGGGTTCGACACCGTCACGCCCGCGCTCTTCTTCGGGAAGGGCTTCGGCGATCTCCCGGACTCGGCCGCGTGGCTCAGGCCCCTGGCCGTGACCGGCGTCCTCGGCTGGGCCGTGCCGTCGCGCGTCCGGACCCAGACGATCACGACGGATCCGGATACCGGCGACGTCGAGGTCGAGCGGGAATTCAACCCCACGGTGTTCAAATGGGGATTCTCGTTCCAGTACAGCCTGCAGTACCTCCAGTCCTTCGTGCGCGACGTGGGGCTCCCGGCGCCGCTCAACCGGATGATCCCGCTGGTCGAGCTGAACCTCCAGACGCCGATCGACGGCCCCCGGGCCCGCTACACGACGGGGACGGTCAATCCCGGGGTAATCTGGTTCGGGAAATACGTGCAATTGGGAATCGAGGCGGTGATTCCGATGAACTCGGCGAGCGGCAAGAACGTGGGCGTGCTGGGCCAGATCCACTTCTTCATCGACGATCTCTTTCCGAAGACGCTGGGCCGCCCGCTCTTCGGCGACTAGCGATGCGGCGCCGCGTGGTCGCGTGGGCTCTGCTCGGGCTCCTCGCGGGGGCGGGCGGGGCCCGCGCCCACGCGTTCCTCGACCGCGCCGAGCCGCGCGTCGGCTCGACCGTCCACGCGGCGCCGGCGCAGGTCCGGCTCTGGTTCACCCAGCGGCTCGAGCCCGCGTTCAGCCGCGTCCGGGTGGTGGGCGAGCGGGGCGAGCGCGTGGACCGCGCGGACGCCGCGGTGGATCCCGACGACGGCATGCTCCTGCGCGTCTCGCTCGCGCGGGTCCCGCCCGGCAGCTACACGGTCATCTGGCGCGTGGTGTCGGTCGACACCCACGTCACCGAGGGGGACTTCACGTTCCGCGTCGCGCCGTGATCCGCGCCATCTTCTTCGACGCGGGCAACACGCTGCTCAGCATGAACTACCCCGTGATCGCCGCGGAGCTCGCGCGGCACGGGGTCGCCGTCACCCCGGAGGCGGTGCGGCGCGCCGAGTGGCGGGCGCGCGTGCGCCTCGACGCGGAGGTGTTCGCACCGTCGCGGCCGGACGTCTCGACGGAGAGCGGCTCGAGCGCGGGGCGTTACGTGCGCCACCTCCTCGCGGAGCTCGAGATCCGCGACGAGGCCGTGGTGCGCGCCGTCGTCGAGTGGCGGCGCGGCTACAATCTCCCCGTCGGGCTCTGGAACCTCCCCGACCCGCACGCGGAGCGGGCGCTCCGGCTCGCGCGGGACCGCGGGCTCCGCGCCGCGGTCGTCTCGAACTCCAACGGCTCGGTGCGCTCGATCCTCGAATCGCTCGGGCTCGCGCGGCACCTCGAATTCGTGATCGACTCCTCCGAGGTCGGGGTGGAGAAGCCCGACCCCCGGATCTTCGGCATGGCGCTCGAGCGCGCGGGCCTCGGTCCCGGCGACGCGGTCTACGTCGGCGACCTCTACTCGGTCGACGTGCGGGGCGCCCGCGCGGCCGGGATGGGTGCGGTCCTCCTGGATCCGGGCGGCCACTGGGGCGCCCGCGACTGCCCGACGGCGCCCGACGCCTTCGGCGCGGTCGAGCTGATTCTCCGTCAGTCCGGCAGCGTGATGAAGGGGTAGCGGCGGAGGACGTCGTAGATCACGCGCTTCATCTCCGCGATCTCGGCGTCTGTCCGCGCCTCGAAGCGCAGCGTGAGGTAGGGGTTCGTGTTGGAGGCGCGCACGAGGCCCCAGCCGCCGCCCGGGAAGAGGACGCGCGCGCCGTCGATGTCGATCGTCTCGTAGCGCTGCTTCAACTCGCGGGCGATCTCCTCGATGGCGCGGAACTTCTCGCCGTCGGGGCACGGCGCCTTCAGCTCGGGCGTGGCGCGGAGGTGCGGTACCGAGGCGAAGAGCCGCGACATCGGCTCGGCGGAGCGCGCCGCGACCTCGATGATCTTGCACGAGGCGAGGATCCCGTCGTCCACGCCGTAGTAGTCCTCGGCGAAGAACATGTGGCCGCTGACCTCGCCGCCCAGCAGGATGCCGTCGTCGCGCATCTTGCGCTTGAGGTGCGAGTGGCCCGTCTTCCACATGACGGGCACGCCGCCGTGCCGCCGGATGTCCTCGACGAGCGACTGCGACGACTTCACGTCGAAGACGATCTTCTCGCCGGGCCGGCGCGCGAGCAGGTCGCGCGCGAGGAGGATCAGGATGAGGTCCGCCTCGTGGCGCTCGCCGCGCTCGTCCACGATGCCGACGCGATCGGCGTCGCCGTCGTACGCGACGCCGAGGTCGGCACCCACCTCGACGACCCGGGCCTGGAGGTCCACCACGTTCTCCGGGTCCTCGGGATCCGGCAGGTGGTTCGGAAAGCTCCCGTCGGATTCGCAGTGGAGCTCGACGACCTCGCAGCCGATGCGGCGCAGCAGCTCGGGGCCGTAGAGCCCCGCGACGCCGTTGCCGGCGTCCACGACGACCTTGAGCCGCCGCGCGGGCTTGACGAGCCGGCCGACCGTCTCGAAGTAGTCGTCGCGCGGGCTCCGCGCCGAGAGCGCGCCGCGGCCGCGCTCGAACTCACCGCGCTCTGCGAGCCCGCGGAGGAGCTGGATCTCCTCCTCGGTGAGCGGCGCGGCGCCCGGGTGGACCAGCTTCACGCCGTTGTACGCGATCGGGTTGTGGCTGCCCGTGACGGTCGCGCCGCCGTCGAGCTTCCAGTGCGCGGTGGCGAAGTAGAGGATGGGCGTGGGCACGAGGCCGACGTCCACCACGTCGAGCCCCGTCGCGAGCGCGCCTTCGATGAAGCCGGTCTTGAGCGGGCCCGACGACAGGCGATTGTCCTGGCCCACCGCGATGCGGCGTCCGCCGTTGCGGCGGATCAGCGTGCCGTACGCCGAGCCGACGAGACGGAAGACGTCCGGGGTGATGTCGCTGCCGACGAGGCCGCGCACGTCGTAGGCGCGGAACACGTGCGGATTCAGCATTGTGCGGTCCTCATCGTTACGTTATCGTGACGGCGCGGGGGGCGCTCGCCTCGGAGGTTATCACGAGATGCCAAAGGAGTTCGTCTTCGTCCACGGCATGAGCCACGGCGCGTGGTGCTGGGAGCTCGTCCAGGCGCGCCTCGAGCGCGCGGGCCACCGCACGCTCGCCGTGGACCTCCCCGGCCACGGCCGCCGGGCCCACGAGTGGCGCCGCGCCTCCGTCGGTGCGTACGCGCGCGCAGTCGCCGGCGCGATGAGCCAGGCGGGCTTCCACCGCGCGGTCGTCGTCGGGCACTCGATGGGCGGGGTCGTGATCCCCAAGGTCGCCGAGGCCGTGCCCGAGCGCGTCGCGCACCTCGTCTTCCTCGCGGCCGTCGTCCTGCCCCACGGCGCCTCGCTGCTCGAGACTCAGGTGGCGCAGCCCGGGCGCGCGCTCCTGCGCGGCCTCGCGGCGGCCGCGGGCGCGGTCCAGTATCCCGCGGCGACGGAGCACGCGCGCTGGATGGGCGACCTCGCGCCCGGCGACCCGCGCGTCGTGGCCGCCCTCACGCGGCTCACGCCGCAGCCCTTCCGGCCGTGGATCGAGCGCGTGGACATGCGCGGCTTCTACGCGATGGCCGTGCCGCGGACCTACGTGCGCTGCCTCCGCGACGCGGCGATCCCCCCGGCGAAGGCGGCCGAGTACGCGGCGCGGCTCGGCGTCCGGCCGGTGGACCTCGACACGGCCCACGGCCCGATGCTCTCCGCGCCCGACGCGCTCGTGAAGATCCTCGTGAAGTGCTGAGTCCCCAGCGAATGGAGCCCCCATGGACGAGAAGGAGCTGAAGGAGCGGACGAAGAAGACGGCCCGCATGCTCTTCCACTCGTGGAAGAGCGAGGTCGGCTACGACTTCTGGAAGAAGTTCGACCCCGAGCTGGCGCGCGAGCTCTCGATGTTCTACACCGGTGTCCTCTACAGCCGCGAGGTCCTCTCGCAGAAGCAGCGCGAGCTCTGCGCCCTCGCCGCGCTGACCGCGCTCCACCGGCCGAACGAGGTGCGCGCCCACATCCACGCGGCGCTCAACGTGGGCGCGACGCGCCGCGAGGTCGCCGAGGTGATCTTCCAGATGGCGACCTATGGCGGGATGCCCGTCGTCGTGGACGCGCTCGAGGTCTACGGCAAGGTCCTCGCCGAGCGCGGCGAGCCGTTCCCCGGCGAGGACGCGACGGCGTGAGCCAGCGGGCCCTCGACGCCGCGGTCGAGGCCGCGCGCGCCGCCGGCGCGATCGCGCTCACGTACTTCCGCCGTGGCGTCGAGGTGACGCTGAAGCCCGACGCGACGCCCGTCACCCGGGCCGACCGCGAGGCCGAGCGCGCGATCGTCGAGATCCTCGGCCGCGCCTTCCCCGACCACGGCGTGCTCGGCGAGGAGTTCGGCGGCCACGGGTCGAAGGAGGTCCGCTGGATCATCGACCCGATCGACGGCACCAAGAACTTCGTCCGCGGCGTCCCGGTCTGGGCCACGCTGATCGGGCTCGAGGAGCGCGGCGAGATCACGGTGGGCGTGATCCACAACCCGGTGAGCGGCGAGCTCTACACCGCGCGGCGCGGCGCGGGCGCGTTCCTGAACGGCGAGCGGATCCGCGTGTCCGAGATCGGGGAGCTCGGCGGCGCGGTGCTCCTCCACGCCGGCCTCAGGCTCTACCGCGAGGCCGGGCTGTGGGAGCCGTTCGTGCGGCTGGTGGACGCGACCGAGCGCCAGCGCGGCTTCGGCGACTACATGGGTTACAGCCTGGTCGCCGAGGGCAAGGCGGAGATCTACCCCGAGCTGGACGTGAAGCCGTGGGACCTGGCGCCCTGCAAGCTTCTCGTCGAGGAGGCGGGCGGCCGCTTCACCGACCTCGAGGGCCATCCCACGATCTACTCGGGCGCGGCGCTCGCGACCAACGGCCGCCTGCACGACGCCGTCCTGGCGCTCCTCCGCCGCTGACGCTCGCGATCCATCCCGGCGCGCTCGGCGACGTCCTCCTCGCGACGCCGGCGCTCCGCGCGCTCCGGGCGGCGGCGCCCGGGGAGCCGCTCGCCCTCGCCGGCCAGCCGCGCATCGCCCGCCTCCTCGCCGCGCTCGGCGTCGTGGACGAGGCGGTGGACTTCGACGCGCTCGGGCTGCACGCGCTCTTTGGTGGCGCGGACCGCGAGGCCGAGTCAGGCGTGGGTGGCCCGACGGAGGCGCGCGTGGCCCCGCTCGCCCGCTTCACCCGCGTGGTCTGCTGGTTCGGCGCGGGCGACGCCGATTTCGTCGCGCGGCTCACGCGGCTCGTGCCCGGCGCGGTCGTCGCGGCGCCGCACGCGGGCGGCCGCACGGTCTGGGAGCATCTCCTCGCGACCGTCGGCGCCCCGCCCGCCGAGGCCGACCGCTACCGCGTGCCGCTCGTCGCGCCGGCCCGCCTCGTCGAGGAGGGCCGGCGGGTCCTCGCACGGGAAGGTTGGGACGGCTCGACGCCGATCGTCCTCGCGCATCCGGGTGCGGGCGGCGTCGCCAAGCGCTGGCCGGCGGAGGGCTTCGCCGCGGCGCTCGAGCGCGTCGCCGCCGTGCGGCGGGTCGAGATCGTCATCCACGACGGGCCCGCGGACCACGAGGCGGCGGCCGAGCTCGCCGCGAGGCTCCGCGCGCCGTCGCGGCGCCTGCGCGAGCCGGCGCTCACGACGCTGGCGGGCGCGCTGGCGGCGGCGGCCGCCTACGTCGGGAACGACTCGGGCGTGAGCCATCTGGCCTCGGCCCTCGGCACGCGCAGCGTCGCGCTCTTCACGCGCGACAAGCTCGACTGGCGGCCGTGGACGCCGGGCGCCGAGCCGCTCGTGGTCGAGACGTCGGCGCTCGCGTCAGGCGACGTGGAGCGGGTGGCCGGGGCCCTGCTCGGGCGCCTCGGCTAGAATCGGTCGGTGGGAAAGCAGCGCGAAGAGAAGGATCTGGGTCGCGCGGTGACCTGCGCCTAGAAGAAGTCTACCGGCGCCGCCGGAGGCTCGGGCTCCTCCGCCGCGTGTTCCAGCGCGTCCGTTCCGTGGAGCTTCTCGATCACGGCATCATCGTCCTGATCGGGAAGCTCTCGAGCTGCGAGGTCGTACCAGAGGTCCATCGACATCGCATCACCTCCAGGGCGCCTTGAGGCCCCTTCCCGGTCATTTACTTCTGACCGCACTTGTAAGGCAGGAGTCGTGCCACGGGTGGTGTTCCGGAAATTCAACAGGTTAGGGAGCGGGTCGGGCGCCAGGAGCAGGGCAGCGTGCCCGGTCACCCGCGGCAAACTGCCCTGCCGGCGCCTCGCGGCCCGGCGTCGTGCGTCAGCGCGCGGGCTTCTTCCAGATGCCGCGGTCGTGCATCAGCTTGATCTGCCGCTTGATGACCTTCTCGCGGTACTCGGCGTGCTTCATCGGCGCGCGCTTGAGGTAGAGGTTCTTCGGGTAGATCGGCTGCTCGTAGAGGATCTGATAGAGCTCGGTGCGGAGGTCCTTCATGTAGTTGTCCCACTGGGCGCGCGCCCGGTGGTCGCGGAGCGCCTCGATGTCGATCGGGCCGGCCACGTACGTCGAGCCCGCGCCGTAGTCCTGGCGGCCGACGATCTGGCCGCGGTAGTTGATGATGAAGCTCCGCCCGCCGAAGGTGTCGATCGGCGTCGTCTCCTCGGGGAAGAGGTAGTACGTCCCCATGTTGGGCGCGACGACGTACATGTTGTTGTCGAGCGCGCGCGCGCGGCTCTGGATCTCGAAGAGCTCGTTGCCCGTCGCCGGGTGCGGGTACGAGGCGCGGTAGACGACCTCGGCGCCGTTCAGCGCGAGGGCCCGCGCGTTCTCCGGGTAGGAGCCCTCGTTCGCCATCATGATGCCGAGCCGGCCGATCTCGGTGTCCACGACGGGCCAGAACGCCTGGAGGTTCCGGCCGTACTTCTCGATCCACCAGTCGTAGATATCGTGCGGGCACACCGAGTGCTCCACCGGAAAGAGCGGCGAGACCTTGTAGTGCTTCAGGATCACCCGGCCCCGCGGGTTCAGGATGAAGCCCACGTTGAAGAAGCGGTCCTTCCAGTCGGGATGGCGCGCCTTCGCCTGCGCTATGACGAAGGCGTTGTACTCCTTCGCGATCCTGCCGAGGAATTCCGTCTCCTCGCCCGGGATGTCGATGGCGCACTCCCGCGCAAAGGTCGCGTGGTCGAGGTCGAGCACCTCGTCGTTGAACGCCTGGAGCGCGCCCTCGGGGAAGGCGATGAGCCGCACGGGAATGTCGAGGGCCGAGAGCCACGACGCTGCCTTCACGAGGTGCGAGAGGTGGTCGAGGTTGAGCTTGATGTCCTTGCGCTTCCGGATCCCGCGCACGGTCGGGATCAGGCCGACGGCGGTGTAGGGCTTGATCATGCGTTCGCTCCTTTGTCGCGGCTAGTTCGGGGCCCGCCCGCGGCGCGCGCGGGAGTGGATCTCGTGGACGCGGCCGTCCTCCAGCGCGATCTCCACCTCGTGGTGCTCGACGCCGCGCGTCTCCCGGTAGAGCAGCGTGCGCCGGCCCGGCGGCGCCACGCGCTCGCGCTCCTCGTCGGGCGTGCCGCAACGGCCGAGGACCTCGGCGTACGTCGTCGAGCCGGGGACGAGGGAGGCGAGCGTCTCGCGCGACGGGACGGTCCCGTTGGTCGCCGCGGCGGCCGTCCGGAGCCGGCGCCGCGCCCGCAGCCGCCGGCGGATGCGTCGGCTCACGTCCTTGCTCAGGATGAGCACGCCCGCGAAATTCGTCACGAGGAGCAGGACGGCGGACACGATGACGGGCCGCCAGTTGATGCGGCCGGTGAAATACGCGAACTGCACCCGAACGCTCTGGGCGGTGATGTCCTCCAACGGGAGCAGCGCGAGCGCCACGACCTCGCCGCCGGCGCGGACGCGGCTCAGGCGCCGAACCGCCGTGGCCGGCGCGATCTCCTCGATCTTGAGGTGGTCCGAATCGGCGAAGTTCGCCACGACCAGCGAGAACTCGCGCGCGAGGTGCACGACGCGGTCGCGGCGCTCGTAGTAGAGCCCGAAGAG
This genomic interval from Candidatus Methylomirabilota bacterium contains the following:
- a CDS encoding copper resistance CopC family protein, with translation MRALALGAALVLALPAAGGAHAVLVKSSPARRAVLSHPPARVELWFNERIEPAYSGLTVVSAAGERVDHGDVSVGPDDPRRLSVTLSALEPGRYVVRFRVVSVDGHVVESSFEFSVK
- a CDS encoding copper-binding protein produces the protein MRTWKAVVLINLALLLGLGWGYLFWGLRAARLERELAVARAAAVSGVEREWRVEGVVRAILPEIGVLVITHGEIPGYMPPMTMGFRAASPKVVESVRIGDAVRFTLRGAPPNVLVTAIEKSK
- a CDS encoding CopD family protein, with protein sequence MFAFGLAARFIHLTGLVLLVGAAATILLAGKSDRPTALRWESRVLALSRAAALLTLATGLAVLAAQTASFEGRTAAALEPAALARVLLETQSGHVWLVRQGLLLLLGAFLVVRWGVERASDWQAARGEAALLGAAALVLVSASGHAAAVEPDTARALAVDGLHLLAAGVWAGGLLPLLLLLRAAGREDGADARPYAVLAARRFSRTALAAVLVLVASGTINAVLYVGTVAALVGTPYGRLLLLKLALLLPILALAWTNRRRHLPRLGGDAATVGRPAMRRLARFVGGEAALAAALLAVVAVMSATPPGLHEAPVWPFAFRLTTAALENAPALTTRALVGSQVAVIGLVGLLAAPLLRGWRLPLAAGALVVLAAGAGLALPPLTVDAYPTTYLRPSVPYQAASIATGIALYRTSCSVCHGASGAGDGPAGRSLPRPPADLRAPHTAQHTAGDLFWWITHGIPRAGMPPFGATLSEEQRWDLVNFLRALSSGHAARALGPAVGPEPPWLVAPDFTFAVGPTPARALKEYRGRRIVLLVLYALPGSRPRLDQLARNYDILATLGVEIIAVPEDAPADALKRLGASPRILFPVATEGAQDIVTTYGLFANAPHAEFLIDRQGYIRAIAKSRGEAGEMNPLLAAIQQLNEEKAAAQAPEEHVH
- a CDS encoding copper resistance CopC family protein, yielding MRRRVVAWALLGLLAGAGGARAHAFLDRAEPRVGSTVHAAPAQVRLWFTQRLEPAFSRVRVVGERGERVDRADAAVDPDDGMLLRVSLARVPPGSYTVIWRVVSVDTHVTEGDFTFRVAP
- a CDS encoding HAD-IA family hydrolase encodes the protein MIRAIFFDAGNTLLSMNYPVIAAELARHGVAVTPEAVRRAEWRARVRLDAEVFAPSRPDVSTESGSSAGRYVRHLLAELEIRDEAVVRAVVEWRRGYNLPVGLWNLPDPHAERALRLARDRGLRAAVVSNSNGSVRSILESLGLARHLEFVIDSSEVGVEKPDPRIFGMALERAGLGPGDAVYVGDLYSVDVRGARAAGMGAVLLDPGGHWGARDCPTAPDAFGAVELILRQSGSVMKG
- a CDS encoding phosphomannomutase/phosphoglucomutase, which gives rise to MLNPHVFRAYDVRGLVGSDITPDVFRLVGSAYGTLIRRNGGRRIAVGQDNRLSSGPLKTGFIEGALATGLDVVDVGLVPTPILYFATAHWKLDGGATVTGSHNPIAYNGVKLVHPGAAPLTEEEIQLLRGLAERGEFERGRGALSARSPRDDYFETVGRLVKPARRLKVVVDAGNGVAGLYGPELLRRIGCEVVELHCESDGSFPNHLPDPEDPENVVDLQARVVEVGADLGVAYDGDADRVGIVDERGERHEADLILILLARDLLARRPGEKIVFDVKSSQSLVEDIRRHGGVPVMWKTGHSHLKRKMRDDGILLGGEVSGHMFFAEDYYGVDDGILASCKIIEVAARSAEPMSRLFASVPHLRATPELKAPCPDGEKFRAIEEIARELKQRYETIDIDGARVLFPGGGWGLVRASNTNPYLTLRFEARTDAEIAEMKRVIYDVLRRYPFITLPD
- a CDS encoding alpha/beta fold hydrolase, whose translation is MPKEFVFVHGMSHGAWCWELVQARLERAGHRTLAVDLPGHGRRAHEWRRASVGAYARAVAGAMSQAGFHRAVVVGHSMGGVVIPKVAEAVPERVAHLVFLAAVVLPHGASLLETQVAQPGRALLRGLAAAAGAVQYPAATEHARWMGDLAPGDPRVVAALTRLTPQPFRPWIERVDMRGFYAMAVPRTYVRCLRDAAIPPAKAAEYAARLGVRPVDLDTAHGPMLSAPDALVKILVKC
- a CDS encoding carboxymuconolactone decarboxylase family protein → MDEKELKERTKKTARMLFHSWKSEVGYDFWKKFDPELARELSMFYTGVLYSREVLSQKQRELCALAALTALHRPNEVRAHIHAALNVGATRREVAEVIFQMATYGGMPVVVDALEVYGKVLAERGEPFPGEDATA
- a CDS encoding inositol monophosphatase family protein; this encodes MSQRALDAAVEAARAAGAIALTYFRRGVEVTLKPDATPVTRADREAERAIVEILGRAFPDHGVLGEEFGGHGSKEVRWIIDPIDGTKNFVRGVPVWATLIGLEERGEITVGVIHNPVSGELYTARRGAGAFLNGERIRVSEIGELGGAVLLHAGLRLYREAGLWEPFVRLVDATERQRGFGDYMGYSLVAEGKAEIYPELDVKPWDLAPCKLLVEEAGGRFTDLEGHPTIYSGAALATNGRLHDAVLALLRR
- a CDS encoding glycosyltransferase family 9 protein, with translation MDEAVDFDALGLHALFGGADREAESGVGGPTEARVAPLARFTRVVCWFGAGDADFVARLTRLVPGAVVAAPHAGGRTVWEHLLATVGAPPAEADRYRVPLVAPARLVEEGRRVLAREGWDGSTPIVLAHPGAGGVAKRWPAEGFAAALERVAAVRRVEIVIHDGPADHEAAAELAARLRAPSRRLREPALTTLAGALAAAAAYVGNDSGVSHLASALGTRSVALFTRDKLDWRPWTPGAEPLVVETSALASGDVERVAGALLGRLG